The Bombus pascuorum chromosome 4, iyBomPasc1.1, whole genome shotgun sequence genomic interval TTTCATGAGACGAGCCGATCGAAGTTTCGATCCCTTCGCGGAGAGCCCCGTGGATGGTGTAATAGCTACACAATGTAGTGTCCAGGTATTTCGCAATTCCATTCGTGTTGTAATTGGAAAACATTCGTGGTAATTTCCGTTCGTGTTCGCAGGTAATCGCGGGTCAATTTTTATCCGATAAGAAAGTCGGAACGTACGTGGAAGTAGAGATGTACGGTCTACCGACAGATACGATTCGTAAAGAGTTTCGGACAAGAGTAGTTCCAGCGAATGGCCTGAATCCCGTGTACAATGAAGAaccttttctctttcgaaaAGTCGTCCTTCCCGATCTAGCAGCCTTGCGATTCGCCGTTTACGACGAATCCAACGGCAAGCTGCTAGGTCAAAGAATCGTCCCATTAGACGGTCTACAATCAGGATATCGACATATATCTCTGCGAACCGAGGCAAACTTTCCCATGTCCTTGCCAATGCTGTTCTGTAATATCGAGATCAAGATTTACGTACCGGATGGCTACGAAGGTGAGCTTCGATGACGCTCTCGGTCGTTGGGCAGGTGATTTCATTCGAGTTTAATTTCACAGGATTTATGGACGCGCTGACGGCACCGCGGGCCTACAAGAAACCTGAAAATGCGTCGCAAAATAAAATGCGTGGCCTTGGAATAGAAGAGAGCGACAGTAGAGGACATTCTGATTCCATGCCTGCTCATCACCGCGAAGTACCTAAACCGCGAGGTAAACGATTCAGACGATCCATGTTGAACACACGTATTTATAggctcgtttttttttctcagaggaaatgaaattcaacCCCATAACGGTGGAATTGTTGCGACAAGAAAAGGGATACCAAAAAGTTCTGAGGAAACAGCAAAAGGAATTGGAATCCCTGAAGAAGAGGCATCAGAAAGAGAAACTCGCCGTCCAGAAACAACATTGTGCTGCGATAGAGAAGATCATCAAAGGAAAAAAGTATGAGCAATTTTTAGCGCTACCGGGCACGTTCGTACGAGAGATTcaactttcttcgttttctttgtttcttgttTCAATAGCAAAGCGGAACTTTCGAGAGACCCGACCGTTCGCCGCGAGGTTTCCGAACAAACAGTTCAATGGTCTCGATTGGCGGATAGGCAACGACGCGAGGAACGTGACCTGGTACGTTCTCATCTGGAGGAACGACGGAATAGCTTGCGAAAATTGTGCGTGGCTGCTCAACTTGCCCAGCAAAAGCAACTCACGGCGCGACACGAGCGCGAGATCAAAGAGATGAACGCGAGACAAGCGAGACTCTCGGTAGAAAGTATGAGGGAAGTGATGAACGATAAAACGTTGAAGACTCGGGGAATCAAGGAGGGTCGGCTTAGAGAAAAACAGCAGAACAACACGAAAAAATTTATGGAAGAGAGAAGAATCGCGCAACTGATTCAAAATagggaaaaagagaagttGAAACTCATTCATGAAAAGCAACTAGAGGAATTGCAGAAAGACATGAATGCGGTAAATGAAATATCCTTTGCGTTGCACTAGTCCAGAAAATGCCATGACATAAATTcacataaatattaagtatGTATTTGAATAACGTATTTTAGGTTATGGATATGTACAATAACGAGGAAATGGAATACGAGTTGGGTCCTAAAACCGAATGCTACGTGTGATGGCCGATAGATTGACTAGGAAAGTTGGGAAAAAGCTGAGGTGCTGCTGTATTCGGAGAATCCGCTCTTAACGTTAATTACAACTGGAATTGGGATCAAGCCTCGTTAGCTATCGTTCTCAGTATCCTGAGAACCGGAAGCAACAGACAAACCGCGTTATTCGTACTCTAGTTCATTCtcctgaatatttttttataagagAAACATCTTGTAACTTCATACTCTCCGTCGTCGCACGAGCAAGTACCTAGACTAAATAAGGGAGtcaataaaaactaaaatgaTCTAGTCAAGTtcttatattaataagtatatatattatatatatattatatatttattatacatattataagatataaatgaGAAACGGATCACACAGGTCGAGCGTGTCGTGTGATTCGtcgatttcaatatttttcgattGTTAACGCTATTATTGAATTCTATCGTACCGGGTGCGTGAGGAAAGTGAGCGACTGTACGAGCGCGTGTATTTCATGCCTAATGCCAAAAGGAATTTGCCACCACCGTGACGATTCTTTCGCTATATTTTACTCCAAACAATGCTTTTACGGTCGGATATAGTCAATAGATTATACGCCAGTGGTGGTGTCACTGGTGTCATCCGCCGCGATTAGAGTATTAGCGTCCCAACTGTCGAATGATCTTGATTCATGATCGAGCAGGTACTCGTTTTTGGAGGATACGTTCATTTTCTCCTATCTCGAAGGAGTATCCTCGTATGTATGGTCCAAAGTCGTAACGTCATGAGCCAAAATAGTAttgtacataaaaaaaaaaaaaagaaaatcgaacaAAAGAAGAGCCTAGCATAATAATTACCCCGTCGttgttttctttctaataatgttatttacacaaattattatattaacctATATTATCCTATATATCgttcaatatatattatatatatattgaatataaagGAACAAGGAGAAATAAAGAGATTGCTAGCTCGATCCGTTTGCagcattaattatattcgatATACATCAGATCAACGTAAActtgatacaatttttataactgGTAATCGTAATTAATCGCATGATTAAATCGGTCATAATGCCGGGGAACAGCGTCTCGGCCTCTAAATTCTTCGAATGGAACTGAAACACGAAAGATTTACTAATAACTTTGAAAACGATTAACAATACTCTCTCGTTACCTCTTGTAAGATgatgaacaaaattttctcgGCCACCGATGGGAGTTCGATGATCGTAAAACTCGTTTCCTATACCTGCGTTCCCTTCATGCGCTCTATAGTTTCCAAAAAATGGCCCACCATCGTGGTTATTCGCTGACTCAGTTTGATAATTACGATTCGgataaatatcttgaaaattcGGAAAATATGGTTGCTCGGTTACTCTGGGTATTCTTGCCGCTTCGCAAACGACAACGATCGCGAGACACAACTGCAACAGAGAAGACACGCTTCTAACGAATCAAATTTTATCCAAGTCACGAAACTAATATCACACGTGTTACTTACGTAGTATCTCATACTGTATGTCATAGCGACGTCTTAGAACTATCCTACGATCTTCGACAGTTTTACTAAAGAATCTGCTTGTAAACATTCGTTTTATATGCGACATTGGCGAAGAATTTCGACAAACCGTGTAAATAAGAAAGTTGGAAAATTACACCCCCGTACGTTGTCGGTTACAAAAACCGCGCTGTGACTTGCGTAATAGGATTGCCCGTTGTGGCGAACGGGTGTGGAAATAGCAATTCTTCGAAATAATCGGGGATCGATTGGAAAGCTCGCCGCAACTGGCTCGTAATTAATTCCTTACTTAGACCAAGGCGAACATCGATCTGGCGCAATCGAACGGTCTAACAGAAGGCGCAGATATGACGGAACATGTCGTTTACGTTGAATCGCGCAGCTTCTCCCTTTTCcgatgtaatttataataattaaagagGAAATCTGAATACATAGATGCAGTATATAATAGGAGTACAGTAAACTACCATAAAGGGAGATAACAACTTTGACTGCGCCTAATTTGTAATATCGCCGACGAAATTACTAGAAAACGAGTTTCATTGCGTGTAACGAATTCCAAAGTTTGTTTGTCGAAACCCGGTGTCTACCGATCGATAAAGGAGCAAAAGCAGATAATACGCGATTTTAAGAGCAATGATAATGCTATTCGGTTTGCCGTAATAATCGAGGAAACTTTCATGAGAAAATGAGTTTCCACGGGTCGACGGATTAAGATCTCGAGAAAGGCAATCTCAGTACGGGAGATATCCGCAGACTCCCGTAATCCCGTGTTGCAGAAAGGACGTTGGTCTGTTATGAAATTCTAGGTCAGCGTCGTACCGGCGAATGAAAAGGTTGGCAAAGTTTTGCGAAAATTAGACGGCTATCGAAACTTTACGTTTGAAACAGGTCTACATGGTGTAGGGCGAGGGTTTGAGCTTTTAACGAGTTTCAATCGGGTCGTAGTCGAGTTAAGAGCTCTTATTTCGCGATATTGAAGAAGAGTTGCCACTGGGATTACGAAATGGCTGGAAAGGGGAAAGTTGGAGGACGAACGGATAGGGTGAGCACATTCAACAGCAAGATTGATAGTTCCTTCGtttttattgtacaatttgCGAAACGGATATTTCGCTAAATTACGATTGACTACGCTGAAATTTATGGCAGGTTAAGGCTATCGCGATATGATCGTTTCAATGGGCGAAAAGTTTCTCGGAAACGCCGAATTATCTTCCGATTTTCCGGAACGTTCTCAAAAGACCTAAGCGATCGATCGACTCGATCGTTGCAATCGCACCGTGACATTTGTCCATGAATTTTTCTTAAGGGCAGTACGGTTTTATGGACGATTGGTAAATAGGCTGGGTATGAACGATGGGTTGTGCGAGCTTCACCAAATTGATCTGTGGCGCCGGGATCTGTACCACTTTCGGCTGATGGTACTGAATGGGATACGAAATCTGAGGCTTCTGAATCACTTGGGTAATCGGTAGTTCGTATTTCTTCAAGTACACCTTAGGTGCCTGATACATCAATTTCTGATACATAGGCGCGTAATAGATGGGTTTTTGATAGATTGGCGCATACGAGAACATCGGTTTTTGATAGATCGGGTAAACCACTTTTTGTTGAACGATCGGCTTTACGATTACCGGGGCTGGTTTCACAACGACCGGTGGTGGAGATGGTTTCACGTAGGTGATCATCGGTTTCGGAATGTACTGTATCGGCGCTGGTTGCACGTACGGTTTCACGTAAATTTGCGGTGGCGGCGAGTACGAGATAGGATGCGAGTAAGTCGGAGGGCACGGGTTATAATACGACTCCCTTTTCATAGCCGCTTTGTCTTCCATCATGCCATCCGGCATGTGCATGTGCATGTCCACTGCGGTTTCCGAGCGGACGCTTGACAGCCATATCAGGCACGGTATCTGGAGatcacataaatattttagaatgtaCAAGTACCTCGAAACGTTAGAAACTCGTTTATCATTTCTTTATCCCGTACATGAAAGAACAACTATATACGTGCTATTCTGTTCCTAAATTGAGATGTAACGATCAGTGACTATCACGAAATTGAAAAAGCAGAAAGTGTCGAGGTTTCTTCTGTCTGTTTGCTTACCAGCAATCTGAACATGATTTCAGTGTCGGTTGAACGATCTTCTCGATAAACGTCGGTACTAAAGTCCCGGACAAAACTAAAAGCGCGCTGTGCGTGGCCCCTGGTTTTATAAACTTTTGCTACACTTAAGCAGGGCAAGTTTCTTGCGGACCAAAGACGAATGTGATTCCCTTAAGCGGCGTAAAAAGCGGTCGACAGCCAAGCCTATGACGCAAGTGGTCGCGCCCCGGTATTTCCTGAATAAATTCTGCACCTCGGGCGAACAGCCCTGTTATGTCGCTGTCGTTAGGTTGGCGTTCGTCATTTACCACACCGTCGCCAGTCATTGGCTGGTTTGTGATTCGAGAAAACCGGAGGGCAAGCCTCGTAACACATTGCATCGCTCCGGGTATTGCCTACAGAAATTCGCAAAAAGGTAAAACAGTTTGTTCGGCTGAAATATATCCTACGGTTTTATCCACagagtgtatatatatatgtgtctCCGTTTTCATCATAGTGACAGTAAATTACGTTCGTGATTGATTTGTGATTACGAACTATGTATCGTTCAAGACGCATAATGCCTCGTGAATAGATTCATGGTAGTTAATTACTAATGATTCGAACGCGGAAAGTACTCGCCAGGTTCGTATCGTTAAGACCGATAAAATTACAACGGGGTAGAGATCGTGGTAAAATGGTCGATCTTTACTTACTTTTTCTTACTTAATTCGGGCCAGAgagtaattattttgttagaaTCTCAGCAGCAATTAAGTTAAAAGAACTCTCTAGACTAGGAGGTAGTCTCCGGATTGATAAAATCATTGTCATACCTTTACCGACCTGGTTGAGAAATACTGTGAAACAAGAAAAAGctaacgtatagagttatttATTTAGGTGGTCAGTGTTACTTCGACCGTACGTTACTTCGTCTAAACTACACGCTTTCGAAACTTTCCAATTGCACCGATGAATCGATGTTCTATCGAAGGGAGAGGAAcgattataacgatattacgaaaacaaaaacaatttatttaaacagtACAAAAATAGTTTAATTACAATAACAGTGAGCTATGTACAAGTGTCATAATGTCaagaaactaaaattttcgatttggtgtgcatatataaatacgtatatatattttttttcctaatTGTTTGAACTTTGAAAAAACGACTCTCAAGATCAGTGCTTCCAACCGTGTCCCTTGCTTTGATGATGGAATACGTGTTTGTAGACAGGTACGTGGACCGGGTATGGTTTCGGAACAGGCACCGGGAAGTGCTTTTCAACTGTCACTGGATATGGCCTCTCAACAACGTACGGTACCTGCGCGATATTAACATTCTAGTAATTCCTATATGTTCGAATTGCAATAGCTATGTACGTGTAATGAGGTCAGAGCGTAAGTAATTTCACGTTAAATTTCAtgagaatgaaattatatttacatttcataacaataatatattggAATAATTAAACAGCGCGGTCATATCTCTAACGATAATTATTCTAACTGTTTTGCgaggaataatattaatatttgattttgttCCTCATATTCGTACAATGCTCGAGCATTTCTACCAAccattaaacaattaaatgtaatataaaacaaaaaattttacgtttcatcctacctttttttctattacataGGGCTCAGGTTTTTCTACTGGAATTTCAACGTGCTTGACTACTTCTACTGGCACTGGATGCGGCACTGGAACTTCGACTTGATACGGTTGCGGAATAGGGACTTTAATTTGTTGCGGAATTGGAACTGGAACTGGATGTGGAATTGGTATAgcgtattttttgtaaatggGGATTTCCACGGGTTTCGATGTCTCATGATAGGTGGAACTGCCATGATCCTCTTCGTAGGAGGCACATACCAAGGTAATTAAAGCGGCGAATACCTATAATCGATAATCGTGCTTGTTAATTCAGATACAGATACAGATTAAG includes:
- the LOC132906292 gene encoding uncharacterized protein LOC132906292, translating into MTYSMRYYLCLAIVVVCEAARIPRVTEQPYFPNFQDIYPNRNYQTESANNHDGGPFFGNYRAHEGNAGIGNEFYDHRTPIGGRENFVHHLTRVPFEEFRGRDAVPRHYDRFNHAINYDYQL
- the LOC132906287 gene encoding uncharacterized protein LOC132906287 translates to MFRLLIPCLIWLSSVRSETAVDMHMHMPDGMMEDKAAMKRESYYNPCPPTYSHPISYSPPPQIYVKPYVQPAPIQYIPKPMITYVKPSPPPVVVKPAPVIVKPIVQQKVVYPIYQKPMFSYAPIYQKPIYYAPMYQKLMYQAPKVYLKKYELPITQVIQKPQISYPIQYHQPKVVQIPAPQINLVKLAQPIVHTQPIYQSSIKPYCP
- the LOC132906291 gene encoding mantle protein-like, which translates into the protein MRTLVFAALITLVCASYEEDHGSSTYHETSKPVEIPIYKKYAIPIPHPVPVPIPQQIKVPIPQPYQVEVPVPHPVPVEVVKHVEIPVEKPEPYVIEKKVPYVVERPYPVTVEKHFPVPVPKPYPVHVPVYKHVFHHQSKGHGWKH